In Rhodanobacter humi, the following are encoded in one genomic region:
- a CDS encoding 1,2-dihydroxy-3-keto-5-methylthiopentene dioxygenase, producing the protein MSRLRIFDENRPAAPLSVHAEHAAIARELGKVGVRFEQWAANQPIAPGASQDEVIAAYHVDIDRLMREEGYQAVDVISLKPDHPDRATLRQKFLSEHTHSEDEVRFFVAGAGQFTLHLDGKVYDVLCEAGDLIGVPDGTRHWFDMSEAPYFVAIRLFTNKDGWVANFTGSDIAQGFPRMEPIATAG; encoded by the coding sequence ATGAGCCGTCTGCGCATCTTCGACGAAAACCGCCCCGCGGCGCCGTTGTCAGTCCACGCCGAACATGCGGCTATCGCCCGCGAGCTGGGCAAGGTCGGCGTGCGTTTCGAGCAGTGGGCCGCGAACCAGCCGATCGCGCCCGGCGCCAGCCAGGACGAGGTGATCGCCGCGTACCACGTCGACATCGACCGGCTGATGCGCGAGGAAGGCTACCAGGCGGTGGACGTGATCAGCCTCAAGCCGGATCACCCGGATCGCGCCACGCTGCGCCAGAAGTTCCTGAGCGAACACACCCACAGCGAGGACGAGGTACGCTTCTTCGTGGCCGGCGCCGGCCAGTTCACCCTGCACCTCGACGGCAAGGTCTACGACGTGCTGTGCGAGGCCGGCGACCTGATCGGCGTACCCGACGGCACCCGCCACTGGTTCGACATGAGCGAGGCGCCGTACTTCGTGGCGATCCGCCTGTTCACCAACAAGGACGGCTGGGTGGCGAACTTCACCGGCAGCGACATCGCGCAGGGCTTCCCGCGGATGGAACCCATCGCCACTGCAGGCTGA
- a CDS encoding amino acid permease, whose product MFKQLLARKTEFGVDAAHGIALQRTLGPWGLTALGIGAVIGGGIFVITGQAAAEHAGPAIVLSFIIAAICCSFTALCYAEFATLIPMSGSSYSYAYATLGELVAWFIGWNMVLEYGVSASAVAVSWTGYFTSLLDNMGLHLPAVLTNAPLAYQGGHLVATGALFNLPAVAITLLLTWLCYVGIRESSGANLAMVLLKVGLIVIVIVAGWQYVDPHLWHPFIPPQQGPEKYGWAGIMRASTLVFFAYIGFEATSTAAQEAKNPQRDLPISTLVSLAVCTVLYIGMAAVITGLLPFDQLGTSEPVVTAVKAHPQLNWLRWVVEIGALIGLSSVILVMIIAQPRIFMIMGNDGLLPPVFAKIHPRYKTPHINTVITGIGIAALAAVFPLDILGDLVSMGTLIAFVAVCAGVLILRYTRPDLPRTFRVPWAPVTCTLGVVSCLGLLYWENWYQWLLMGIWTVIGLAIYFGYGYRHSHLRRSRAAAESN is encoded by the coding sequence ATGTTCAAACAACTGCTCGCCCGCAAGACCGAATTCGGCGTCGACGCCGCCCATGGCATCGCCCTGCAGCGCACGCTCGGACCCTGGGGCCTGACCGCGCTGGGCATCGGCGCGGTGATCGGCGGCGGCATCTTCGTGATCACCGGCCAGGCGGCGGCCGAGCATGCGGGGCCGGCGATCGTCCTGTCGTTCATCATCGCGGCGATCTGTTGCAGCTTCACCGCGCTGTGCTACGCCGAATTCGCCACCCTGATCCCGATGTCGGGCAGCTCGTATTCCTACGCCTACGCCACGCTGGGCGAGCTGGTGGCCTGGTTCATCGGCTGGAACATGGTGCTGGAATACGGCGTTTCCGCCTCGGCGGTGGCGGTGAGCTGGACCGGCTACTTCACCAGCCTGCTGGACAACATGGGGCTGCACCTGCCCGCGGTGCTGACCAACGCGCCGCTGGCCTACCAGGGAGGCCATCTCGTCGCCACCGGCGCGCTGTTCAACCTGCCCGCGGTGGCGATCACGCTGCTGCTGACCTGGCTGTGCTACGTGGGCATCCGCGAATCCAGCGGCGCGAACCTGGCGATGGTGCTGCTCAAGGTCGGCCTGATCGTGATCGTGATCGTGGCCGGCTGGCAGTACGTGGATCCGCACCTCTGGCATCCGTTCATCCCGCCGCAGCAGGGGCCGGAGAAATACGGCTGGGCCGGCATCATGCGCGCCTCGACCCTGGTGTTCTTCGCCTACATCGGCTTCGAGGCCACCTCCACCGCGGCGCAGGAAGCGAAGAATCCACAGCGCGACCTGCCGATCAGCACCCTGGTCTCGCTGGCCGTCTGCACTGTGCTGTACATCGGCATGGCGGCCGTGATCACCGGCCTGCTGCCGTTCGACCAGCTGGGCACCAGCGAGCCGGTGGTCACCGCGGTAAAGGCGCATCCGCAACTGAACTGGTTGCGCTGGGTGGTGGAGATCGGCGCGCTGATCGGCCTGTCCTCCGTGATCCTGGTGATGATCATCGCGCAGCCGCGCATCTTCATGATCATGGGCAACGACGGCCTGCTGCCGCCGGTGTTCGCGAAGATCCATCCGCGCTACAAGACGCCGCACATCAACACGGTGATCACCGGCATCGGCATCGCGGCGCTGGCGGCGGTGTTCCCGCTGGACATCCTCGGCGATCTCGTCTCGATGGGCACGCTGATCGCCTTCGTCGCGGTCTGCGCCGGCGTGCTGATCCTGCGCTACACCCGCCCCGACCTGCCGCGCACCTTCCGCGTGCCGTGGGCGCCAGTGACCTGCACGCTGGGCGTGGTCAGCTGCCTCGGCCTGCTGTACTGGGAGAACTGGTACCAGTGGCTGCTGATGGGCATCTGGACCGTGATCGGGCTGGCGATCTATTTCGGCTACGGCTACCGGCACAGCCACCTGCGCCGTTCACGGGCAGCCGCCGAATCGAACTGA
- a CDS encoding high-potential iron-sulfur protein: protein MSHDENNESRRRFLKVAAGTTAAAVVMGGLPRFARAADLPHVTDADPTAKALGYVEDASKTTNPKHKAGDDCTNCQFYSGGPTGYGPCALFPGKSVNAKGWCVSHSPKAG, encoded by the coding sequence ATGTCGCATGACGAAAACAATGAATCGCGTCGCCGTTTCCTGAAGGTGGCCGCCGGCACCACGGCTGCCGCGGTAGTGATGGGTGGGCTGCCGCGTTTCGCGCGCGCCGCCGATCTGCCGCACGTGACCGACGCGGACCCGACCGCGAAGGCGCTGGGCTACGTGGAGGACGCCAGCAAGACCACCAATCCCAAGCACAAGGCCGGCGACGATTGCACGAACTGCCAGTTCTACTCCGGCGGTCCGACCGGTTACGGCCCTTGCGCGCTGTTCCCAGGCAAGTCCGTCAATGCGAAGGGCTGGTGCGTGTCGCATTCGCCGAAGGCGGGCTGA
- a CDS encoding methylthioribulose 1-phosphate dehydratase has translation MSQQLPDSVPPDLFAARADAIASAARELALAGWTPATSSNFSMRIDDGHAAITISGRDKGRLTRDDIMLVDMQGRAVGTDARPSAETALHTQVYRHWPEAQAVLHTHSRTQSVASRLYANAGVVHLQGWELQKAITGHTTHESVLEIPVFPNIQHMPELVARVDAWLSAGKPLAAYLIDGHGIYTWGRDMAEARRHLEALEFLLGCELDLRRLNA, from the coding sequence ATGAGCCAGCAACTGCCCGACTCGGTTCCGCCAGACCTGTTCGCCGCGCGCGCCGACGCCATCGCCAGCGCCGCGCGCGAGCTGGCGCTCGCCGGCTGGACGCCCGCCACCAGCAGCAACTTCTCGATGCGCATCGACGACGGGCACGCCGCGATCACCATCTCCGGACGCGACAAGGGCAGGCTCACCCGCGACGACATCATGCTGGTGGACATGCAGGGCCGGGCCGTGGGCACCGATGCACGCCCCAGCGCGGAAACCGCGCTGCACACCCAGGTCTACCGCCACTGGCCGGAAGCACAGGCCGTGCTGCACACCCATTCGCGCACGCAGAGCGTGGCTTCGCGGCTGTACGCCAACGCCGGCGTGGTGCACCTGCAAGGCTGGGAACTGCAGAAGGCGATCACCGGCCACACCACGCACGAAAGCGTGCTGGAGATCCCGGTATTTCCCAACATCCAGCACATGCCCGAGCTGGTGGCGCGCGTCGACGCCTGGCTGAGCGCCGGCAAGCCGCTCGCCGCCTACCTGATCGACGGGCACGGCATCTACACCTGGGGCCGCGACATGGCCGAGGCGCGCCGCCACCTGGAGGCGCTGGAATTCCTGCTGGGCTGCGAACTGGACCTGAGGAGACTCAACGCATGA